The following is a genomic window from Bacillus sp. V2I10.
CTATGATTTTCAGGAATTATTGCAACCATATAATCATTGCTTATTATTTCAAATTCATACGGATCAAAGGGAGAGGCAACGATACCTATATCAACAGTTCGATCCTCCACCCATCCTTTTATTTGATTTGATGTCCCTTCTACTAATTCTATAGTAACAAGTGGATATTTTGACCTAAATAATGCGATGGTGTTTGGTAAAATATTTGTTGATACAGCAGGAAAAGAACCCACTTTAATCTTGCCGCTTTGAAGTTTATTTTCTCGATCAGCAACTTGATATATTTTGTTCTCAATAACTTTCATTTGTCTCCCCAAAATCAGAATTTCTTTTCCCACTTCAGTAAGCATTAATCCTTTTTGTTTATCTCTAATGAATAATTTAATATTGAGGGACTTTTCTAAATTTTTTACCGCCTTACTTACTGCTGGTTGTGATATAAATAAATCTTTAGAAGCCTCTGTAATATTCATTTTTTCGGCGACTTTCATAAATATTTTTAGGTTATTCATGTTCATAACCAATTGGTTATACCTCCTATAATATAAATGTATTTGAGTTATGAATAAATATAACATAATATGAAATCACTTTAGAAGAAAGGGGATTAAATTATGTTTAAAGTTTTCTTGGGAATCATCTCTGTTACTCTTGTTTGGGGGTATACATGGGTTACGATGAAAATAGCAATTAGTGACATCCCCCCGATTTTATTTTCATCTTTACGTTTATTAATTGGAGCGATTCCTTTGTTTATCCTTCTCATAATACAAAGGAAAAGGCTTAAAGCAGGTAAGGAGAATTATAAAAACTATCTCATCATGAGCTTGTTCATGGCTTTAGGTTATATGGGAATATTGACTTATGGTATGCAATTTGTTGATTCAGGAAAAACTTCTGTTTTAGTGTACACAATGCCTATATTTGTTACAATTATTAGTCATTTTAAATTAAATGAGAAAGTTACTATTTATAAAATGGTGGGATTGATATTTTGTCTAGTTGGTCTTTTATTTATTTTAGGAACAGAAATTATTAATTTTGATCCAAAAGCAGTATTTGGAGAGTTATTAGTATTAATTTCAGCCCTTAGTTGGGCATCAGCAAATGTTTTTAGCAAACTAAAGTTCAAAAATATCGATATTATTCATATGAATGCTTGGCAACTTATTATGGGAACAATATTTTTATTCATTTTCTCTTTAATATTAGAACCAAACCATTCAATCGAGTGGTCTAATGAGGCAGTTTTATCACTATTATTTAATGGTTTGTTCTCAACTGCCTTTACATTTGTAGTTTGGTTCTGGGTACTT
Proteins encoded in this region:
- a CDS encoding LysR family transcriptional regulator, whose product is MVMNMNNLKIFMKVAEKMNITEASKDLFISQPAVSKAVKNLEKSLNIKLFIRDKQKGLMLTEVGKEILILGRQMKVIENKIYQVADRENKLQSGKIKVGSFPAVSTNILPNTIALFRSKYPLVTIELVEGTSNQIKGWVEDRTVDIGIVASPFDPYEFEIISNDYMVAIIPENHRLSQEKKIDLKKYQNEIIFCKGGHEIAISKIFQKNNIEFKENLTVQNAQTLINMVKNNLGIGIISKFTLSSVSHNLIIKNINPRITRDIGIITHSFNEVTPATKEFINTMIQSHNSESFKDQEVSDIDK
- a CDS encoding DMT family transporter; this encodes MFKVFLGIISVTLVWGYTWVTMKIAISDIPPILFSSLRLLIGAIPLFILLIIQRKRLKAGKENYKNYLIMSLFMALGYMGILTYGMQFVDSGKTSVLVYTMPIFVTIISHFKLNEKVTIYKMVGLIFCLVGLLFILGTEIINFDPKAVFGELLVLISALSWASANVFSKLKFKNIDIIHMNAWQLIMGTIFLFIFSLILEPNHSIEWSNEAVLSLLFNGLFSTAFTFVVWFWVLKKIDASKASMALMFVPILGIIFGWLQLGEIITIGIIIGALLICAGIFMNMYNFKSTTTINKKGDVSCEKCINRLRSKFN